A window of the Emys orbicularis isolate rEmyOrb1 chromosome 1, rEmyOrb1.hap1, whole genome shotgun sequence genome harbors these coding sequences:
- the LOC135881216 gene encoding zinc finger protein 501-like encodes MKTRSALSRRFKGNISKSPDQTEACESQEKSENEIKKSPGKRQRKSPSQEASVRQPEDDDHTEDKPNTSDCENDSVLSPGLVEQETAHMEEKPYQCSECGKSFSRNSYLTQHQRIHVAEKPFGCGECLKSFTRNSDLVKHQRIHTGEKPYQCNECEKTFSQRSNVIRHQRTHTGEKHYKCKECGKSFSQNSHLIVHQRSHKGEKPYRCTRCEKSFSDCSSLIIHRRIHTGEKPHQCKECGKRFRDSSAIIRHQRIHTGEKPYKCGDCGKSFRQSSSLITHRRTHTGEKPYKCSVCDKSFSQSSALATHHRIHTGENPYRCSECGKTRSERAALISHRSVHTHGKPYKCAECGESFRRSTALNVHLRIHRGERPYTCDECGRTFRQSSALDVHSRIHTGARPYKCSECGKNFRQSSALKVHLRIHTGKKPYKCIACRKSLSLRSHLV; translated from the coding sequence ATGAAAACACGTAGTGCATTGTCGAGAAGATTTAAAGGGAATATTTCGAAGAGTCCTGACCAAACAGAGGCTTGTGAGAGTCAGGAGAAgtcagaaaatgaaataaaaaaatctcCTGGGAAGAGACAGAGAAAGTCCCCTTCCCAGGAAGCAAGTGTCAGGCAACCTGAAGATGATGATCATACTGAAGATAAACCAAACACATCCGATtgtgagaatgactctgtttTGAGCCCAGGCCTCGTTGAGCAAGAGACAGCGCACATGGAAGAAAAACCCTATCAGTGTtctgaatgtgggaaaagcttcagtcgaaACTCCTACCTTACtcagcatcagagaatccatgtGGCAGAGAAACCCTTTGGTTGTGGTGAATGTTTGAAAAGCTTCACTCGGAATTCAGACCTGGTTAAACACcagcgaatccacacaggagagaagccttaTCAATGCAATGAGTGTGAGAAAACCTTCAGTCAGCGGTCAAAtgttatcagacaccagagaacccacacaggtGAAAAACACTACAAATGTAAAGAatgcgggaagagcttcagtcAGAATTCGCACCTCATCGTACACCAAAGAAGCCACAAGGGCGAGAAGCCCTACCGTTGTACTAGATGTGAGAAAAGCTTCAGTGATTGCTCATCACTTATTATACacaggagaatccacacaggggagaaaccccaTCAATGTAAAGAATGTGGGAAAAGGTTCCGTGACAGCTCCGCCATCATCCGACACCAgcgaatccacacgggagagaaaccctacaaatGTGGTGATTGTGGAAAGAGCTTCCGACAGAGCTCATCACTTATTACCCACAgaagaacccacacaggagaaaaGCCCTACAAATGTTCAGTGTGTGataaaagcttcagtcagagctcagCACTTGCGACTCATCACCGAATCCATACAGGAGAAAATCCCTATCGATGTTCTGAATGTGGGAAAACCCGGAGTGAGCGTGCTGCACTTATTTCACATCGGAGTGTCCACACACACGGAAAACCTTACAAGTGTGCTGAATGTGGAGAAAGCTTTAGACGGAGCACAGCACTTAATGTACATCTGAGAATCCACAGAGGAGAGAGACCATATACATGTGATGAATGTGGGAGAACCTTCAGACAGAGCTCAGCCCTTGATGTGCATTcgcgaatccacacaggagcaAGACCCTATAAATGTAGTGAATGTGGAAAAAACTTCAGACAGAGCTCAGCACTTAAAGTGCATTtgagaatccacacaggaaagaaaccctataaatgtaTTGCATGTAGGAAAAGTCTCAGTTTGCGTTCACATCTAGTATAG